A section of the Rhodothermus sp. genome encodes:
- a CDS encoding dipeptidase produces the protein MDRTIGNRRTGCTLTDDPVTMRFGYLLLLLVLACRAQTPTSHRLSTDTLQAIDRGTVALPPARYHALLRLDSLWARVLSLHYRTLVFDGHIDTPTRMLRGFDFSRRHRYADGHVDLPRMFEGGLDAAFFSIYVPAGYGEGAAAVQYARRLIAEVRRQVAAHADSVALAYSSADVLRIARSGRKAILLGLEGGHALAGSVDTLHAFYEAGIRYVTLTHVNTNRLADASQDRPRWNGLSEQGRRIVRAMNRLGMLIDLSHTSDSTFFDVLAITQAPVILSHTSMRALVPTVRNASDDMLRALARNGGVVLINFFDALVNPSLTADVYAEAERRTGGNLRRLWNAVYAIRRERGLPGATLKDVLDHIDHAVQVAGIDHVGLGSDFDGVFDLPDGLEDVTRLPWITYGLYQRGYSEADIQKILGGNLLRVLSEVERVAAHLQTTEAGPDAD, from the coding sequence GTGGATCGAACGATCGGCAACCGACGTACTGGCTGCACCCTGACAGATGATCCGGTGACGATGCGTTTCGGGTACCTGCTGTTGCTGTTGGTGCTGGCCTGCCGGGCACAGACGCCCACTTCGCACCGACTTTCCACCGATACGCTGCAGGCTATCGACCGCGGTACAGTGGCGCTGCCACCCGCTCGCTATCACGCCCTGCTACGTCTGGACTCCCTCTGGGCCAGGGTGCTGTCCCTTCATTACCGCACATTGGTTTTCGATGGCCACATCGACACGCCCACCCGCATGCTTCGGGGGTTCGACTTTAGTCGACGCCATCGCTACGCAGACGGCCACGTGGATCTCCCCCGCATGTTTGAAGGTGGTCTTGACGCAGCTTTCTTCTCGATTTACGTCCCGGCCGGCTATGGCGAAGGGGCAGCGGCTGTCCAATACGCCCGTCGCCTGATCGCCGAAGTGCGTCGCCAGGTGGCTGCGCATGCCGACAGCGTCGCGCTTGCCTACTCAAGTGCTGACGTGCTCCGCATTGCGCGAAGCGGTCGCAAGGCAATCCTGCTCGGTCTCGAAGGCGGCCACGCGCTGGCCGGTTCCGTGGATACACTCCATGCCTTCTATGAAGCCGGGATCCGCTACGTTACCCTCACGCATGTCAACACAAATCGCCTGGCCGATGCCTCGCAGGACCGCCCGCGTTGGAACGGGCTGAGCGAACAGGGCCGGCGGATCGTCCGCGCCATGAATCGGCTCGGCATGCTCATTGACCTGTCGCACACCTCCGATTCCACCTTCTTCGACGTGCTGGCCATCACCCAAGCTCCTGTCATCCTCTCGCACACTTCCATGCGGGCCCTGGTACCGACTGTCCGCAATGCCAGCGACGACATGCTGCGAGCACTGGCCCGTAACGGCGGCGTCGTGCTCATCAATTTCTTCGACGCACTGGTCAATCCCAGCCTGACGGCCGACGTCTATGCCGAAGCCGAACGTCGCACGGGCGGCAACCTTCGTCGGCTCTGGAATGCCGTCTACGCAATCCGACGTGAACGCGGCCTGCCGGGCGCCACTCTCAAAGACGTGCTTGACCACATCGACCACGCCGTGCAAGTAGCCGGTATCGACCATGTTGGACTGGGCTCCGACTTCGACGGTGTCTTCGATCTGCCCGACGGATTGGAAGACGTGACGCGCCTACCCTGGATTACCTACGGCCTTTACCAACGGGGTTACTCCGAAGCCGACATTCAGAAAATCCTGGGCGGCAACCTGTTGCGCGTGCTTTCCGAGGTCGAGCGGGTAGCCGCGCACCTTCAGACTACGGAAGCCGGACCAGACGCCGACTGA
- a CDS encoding endonuclease/exonuclease/phosphatase family protein, producing MKRCLFFLLVGWSVVGWAQIPSVGTPATLEVATWNVEWLGDPDYGPSDEARQQANVRAVIAQSDIDLWALQEVSDPAAFQRLLDSLGSDYEGILGEPAVPGVTQRIAFVYRRAVIQRRRSEHILTPFASAFGYRPPLLLEAAVHLPDTTVIITFITLHMKAGTDLSDYNRRQEAAQRLKSRLDLLYGDRPIVVLGDWNDELQRSIIPGFTSPYANFLADANNYRFVTEPLDAADLPTWCGNSATCRTGSTIDHILITDELFGAYEEDSATRFSALLEAIPGFVFSTSDHLPVYARFQFAAATATEVQRTRPVAVQLYPNPARDRATLIWDGDRGPVTIRIWDVLGRLVRQWERLPASGSQRLEIDLEGLTAGVYLVEVIMRDRRVSRRLVRLP from the coding sequence ATGAAACGATGTCTCTTCTTCTTGCTGGTTGGCTGGAGCGTTGTAGGTTGGGCCCAGATCCCCTCGGTGGGAACGCCAGCCACGCTTGAGGTAGCTACCTGGAATGTAGAGTGGTTGGGTGATCCTGACTATGGGCCCTCAGACGAAGCCCGGCAGCAGGCGAACGTCCGCGCCGTCATTGCGCAGAGCGACATTGATCTCTGGGCTCTGCAGGAGGTGAGCGATCCGGCTGCCTTTCAGCGACTACTTGATAGCCTGGGCAGTGACTATGAAGGGATACTGGGCGAGCCAGCCGTGCCAGGCGTAACGCAGCGGATCGCATTCGTCTATCGCCGCGCTGTGATCCAGCGCCGCCGCAGCGAACATATCCTGACTCCGTTTGCTTCGGCTTTTGGATATCGGCCCCCGCTTTTGCTGGAGGCTGCTGTACACCTGCCCGACACTACAGTCATCATTACCTTCATCACACTGCACATGAAGGCAGGGACCGATCTGTCGGACTATAACCGACGACAAGAAGCAGCCCAACGCCTTAAAAGCCGACTTGATCTGCTCTACGGAGACCGTCCCATTGTTGTGCTGGGTGACTGGAATGACGAACTGCAACGCTCAATCATTCCGGGATTTACTTCGCCGTACGCAAACTTCCTTGCAGACGCGAACAACTACCGCTTTGTCACTGAGCCTCTGGATGCGGCTGACCTGCCTACCTGGTGTGGCAACAGTGCGACCTGTCGAACAGGCTCCACCATTGACCACATCCTGATCACTGATGAGCTATTTGGTGCCTATGAGGAAGACTCGGCCACGCGTTTTTCGGCCTTGCTGGAAGCCATTCCGGGGTTTGTGTTTTCCACTTCCGACCATTTGCCTGTCTATGCCCGCTTTCAGTTTGCGGCTGCAACAGCCACCGAAGTGCAGCGCACGCGACCCGTTGCTGTTCAGCTCTACCCCAATCCAGCACGTGACCGTGCTACGCTGATCTGGGACGGGGATAGGGGACCCGTTACCATCCGCATATGGGACGTGCTGGGGCGTCTGGTGCGGCAATGGGAGCGATTGCCAGCCTCTGGATCTCAACGATTGGAGATAGATCTGGAAGGATTGACCGCCGGCGTATATCTGGTCGAGGTGATAATGCGTGATCGGCGTGTCAGTCGGCGTCTGGTCCGGCTTCCGTAG
- a CDS encoding PorV/PorQ family protein yields the protein MRSERITRAFLVLLLLLGAFGQARAQLLPSYGRDRAGTSGFQFLKIPVDARSAALGETVAAGAFDASALFWNPALAAQVEAVQVGVGHTAYFVDIRLDYLSLLYPVGWGDVTLGLSLQVLDSGEMPVTTEFEPYGTGETFRFRDLALGLSVAQPLTDLFSYGVTARYVRESVAGLVTQTLLFDLGIFYRVGDTGIQMAVVIRHFGFDGQPAGRLTRPVIGANGQVVETDFETITPPTTFLLGVGYTLWRDHPRHRLVLLGQLTNPNDNAESFNVGAEYIWNHTLMMRMGYRFGVEEFLTPALGVGLQLPERMLGLRVRFDYGFQHLERLGTVHRVGLNLEL from the coding sequence ATGCGTTCTGAACGGATAACACGGGCTTTCCTGGTACTCTTGCTACTGCTCGGAGCATTCGGGCAGGCTCGGGCCCAGCTCCTGCCGTCCTATGGACGCGATCGGGCTGGTACATCGGGATTCCAGTTTTTGAAGATTCCGGTTGATGCGCGTTCGGCGGCGTTGGGCGAGACGGTGGCCGCCGGCGCGTTCGATGCGTCCGCGCTGTTCTGGAATCCTGCCCTGGCCGCTCAGGTCGAAGCAGTGCAGGTGGGAGTCGGGCACACGGCCTATTTCGTGGATATCCGGCTGGATTACCTGTCGTTGCTCTACCCAGTAGGATGGGGCGATGTGACGCTGGGGTTGAGCCTGCAGGTACTCGACTCAGGCGAGATGCCGGTGACCACCGAGTTTGAGCCCTATGGGACGGGCGAGACGTTTCGCTTTCGGGATCTGGCGTTGGGATTGAGCGTGGCGCAACCGCTTACCGATCTGTTCAGTTATGGGGTGACGGCCCGTTATGTGCGGGAAAGTGTGGCTGGACTGGTTACGCAGACCCTGCTGTTCGATCTGGGGATCTTCTATCGGGTCGGTGATACGGGCATACAGATGGCCGTGGTGATCCGGCACTTCGGGTTTGACGGACAGCCAGCGGGTCGGCTAACACGCCCGGTGATTGGGGCCAATGGACAGGTCGTTGAGACTGACTTTGAGACCATTACGCCGCCTACCACGTTTCTGCTGGGCGTTGGCTATACGCTCTGGCGCGATCATCCACGTCATCGGTTGGTGCTGCTGGGCCAGCTTACCAATCCAAACGACAATGCTGAAAGCTTCAATGTTGGGGCTGAATACATCTGGAACCACACGCTTATGATGCGGATGGGCTATCGGTTCGGGGTCGAAGAATTTCTCACGCCCGCGCTGGGTGTAGGGCTTCAACTACCAGAGCGGATGCTTGGCCTGCGGGTGCGTTTCGATTATGGATTTCAACATCTGGAACGGCTCGGCACGGTACACCGCGTGGGGCTTAACCTGGAGTTATGA
- a CDS encoding TonB-dependent receptor produces MNRRTVGRSVILLLWGLLMLVGALPARGQGSIAGTVRDEYGEPLPGVNVVVVGTSFGAATDLEGRFRIEGLRPGEYSVRFSYVGFETKLFTGVRVRDGETTTLDVTLQEQVVVGEEVVVVGERPLVDVEQSSSAYIVSREQIEAAPLRSVQEVVGQQAGVLRDPTGLYIRGGRAYETGFYVDGVSARDPLAGTGFGLDLGTNAFQEVQVITGGLDARYGDVTSGVVAIQTREGGERLSGSFTHKRDNFGRLNEDWDSNFREDIYEMTLGGPLGTTRLRFFFAGQVQLSDGFTRKVADPDSVRSSLVKWNFLLPRTGNRWNSFLKLTYTPWPGLKLQAAYQRSLTVNQNTRMLQVTGNEAVVAPGFQYAFILQPEKANTFAHDNVLAYVKASHVINERSFYEIQLSRLFTRLRADANGRRWRPRAVTTELDPRSIVTYPATVFVDENGQPFDPNALFVLPGPGLFNNGGIATRFHDHFAEEWTLLGTYTLFSTDRNRRLNVGLELKFNDYQWIDIIRPWVGAPIGSEEAEATGRLGESADIWRVKPRRGALFATGQVRYRGLILNAGLRLEGWAPGRYVDRLVDDPRAPILETIRKAYKENTVPFFGLRTKFFLLPRLRVSFPIRENQVLFFNYGRSTRLPHPTFVYAGLDPFYQERSFFADLGNPNLNPEVDISYELGLRYQVTSNDVLSVTAFWRDKFDFITIENVIIRDPTGRETVRAFRINGDFARVRGLEVNYLKRIGDWFLGQLAGSFSRATGLSSTNNDALVQFLARGDIENTFETPLAWDRPLDLKASVTLTYDRPRPLLGLPGLNRLQLFLSMTFRSGQRYTPAEFKGYQTNPFTGEANWRPIYEIVSDPAARYSRIGEPWWWFDLALRRRIQLAGNELELSVEITNLFNQKNSVIINPVTGKAYPDVDPQKTDFTRLRGNREFDVPINVRDPRYEDPTTTGLPPFNPARFLPPRHVMFGISYAF; encoded by the coding sequence ATGAATCGACGGACTGTCGGACGCAGCGTGATACTGCTTCTATGGGGACTGCTGATGCTGGTCGGAGCCTTGCCAGCTCGTGGCCAGGGTAGTATTGCCGGTACCGTACGTGATGAGTACGGCGAGCCTTTGCCTGGCGTGAACGTGGTCGTGGTGGGCACCAGCTTTGGGGCTGCTACCGATCTGGAGGGACGATTCCGGATCGAAGGACTGCGGCCCGGCGAGTACTCCGTGCGCTTTTCCTACGTGGGGTTTGAAACGAAGCTTTTTACCGGCGTGCGTGTGCGCGACGGGGAGACAACCACACTGGACGTGACGTTGCAGGAGCAGGTCGTTGTAGGCGAGGAAGTCGTGGTGGTAGGCGAGCGGCCGCTGGTGGATGTGGAACAGTCGTCGAGTGCCTATATCGTCTCGCGCGAACAGATCGAAGCGGCGCCGTTGCGCTCGGTACAGGAGGTGGTAGGCCAGCAGGCCGGGGTGCTGCGCGATCCGACCGGCCTGTACATTCGTGGAGGGCGCGCCTATGAGACGGGTTTTTACGTGGATGGCGTCTCGGCGCGCGATCCATTGGCCGGGACCGGCTTCGGGCTTGATCTGGGCACGAATGCCTTTCAGGAGGTACAGGTGATTACCGGAGGACTGGATGCGCGTTATGGCGATGTTACGTCCGGAGTGGTTGCAATTCAAACCCGCGAAGGCGGCGAGCGGCTTTCGGGTAGTTTCACCCATAAACGGGACAACTTTGGCCGCCTGAACGAAGACTGGGACAGCAATTTCCGCGAGGATATCTATGAGATGACGCTGGGAGGGCCACTCGGCACTACCCGGCTACGTTTTTTCTTTGCCGGTCAGGTTCAACTTTCCGACGGGTTCACCCGCAAGGTGGCGGACCCTGACTCGGTACGCTCTTCGCTGGTAAAGTGGAACTTCCTGCTCCCCCGTACAGGCAACCGCTGGAACAGCTTTCTGAAGCTGACCTACACGCCCTGGCCGGGGCTGAAGCTGCAGGCCGCCTATCAGCGCTCGCTGACGGTCAACCAGAACACCCGGATGCTACAGGTAACGGGGAACGAGGCGGTCGTAGCGCCCGGCTTTCAATATGCCTTTATTCTGCAGCCAGAAAAGGCCAACACGTTTGCGCATGATAACGTGTTGGCGTATGTGAAAGCTTCGCATGTGATCAATGAGCGGTCGTTCTACGAAATTCAGCTCAGCCGGCTCTTTACACGTCTGCGAGCTGACGCCAACGGACGGCGCTGGCGGCCGCGTGCCGTCACCACCGAGCTGGATCCCCGCAGTATCGTGACCTATCCGGCCACCGTTTTTGTGGATGAAAACGGCCAGCCGTTTGACCCCAACGCACTTTTTGTGTTGCCAGGACCCGGTTTGTTCAACAACGGCGGGATAGCCACGCGCTTCCACGACCACTTTGCCGAAGAGTGGACACTGCTGGGCACCTATACGTTGTTTTCCACAGACCGCAATCGGCGGTTGAATGTGGGGCTGGAGCTGAAATTCAACGATTACCAGTGGATTGACATTATCCGACCGTGGGTGGGGGCCCCCATTGGTTCGGAAGAAGCCGAAGCGACCGGACGACTGGGAGAAAGTGCCGACATCTGGCGCGTTAAGCCGCGTCGAGGCGCACTCTTTGCCACGGGGCAGGTGCGCTACCGAGGACTGATTCTGAATGCCGGGCTTCGACTGGAAGGGTGGGCACCCGGGCGTTATGTAGATCGCCTGGTGGACGATCCACGCGCACCGATCCTGGAGACCATTCGGAAAGCCTATAAGGAGAACACAGTTCCTTTCTTCGGCCTGCGTACCAAGTTTTTCCTGCTTCCACGCCTGCGCGTATCGTTTCCTATTCGAGAAAACCAGGTGCTCTTTTTTAACTATGGGCGATCGACGCGCCTGCCGCACCCGACGTTTGTCTATGCCGGCCTTGATCCGTTCTATCAGGAACGCTCGTTTTTTGCTGACCTGGGCAATCCGAACCTGAATCCGGAAGTGGACATCTCCTATGAGCTGGGTCTGCGCTATCAGGTCACGAGTAATGATGTGTTGAGTGTGACGGCTTTCTGGCGCGACAAGTTCGACTTTATCACGATTGAGAACGTGATCATTCGCGACCCAACCGGTCGAGAGACGGTGCGGGCATTTCGTATCAACGGAGACTTTGCGCGCGTACGCGGGCTGGAGGTTAACTATCTGAAGCGCATCGGCGACTGGTTTCTGGGGCAGTTGGCGGGCTCCTTTTCGCGGGCTACTGGGCTGAGCTCGACGAATAACGATGCGCTGGTACAATTTCTGGCCCGAGGCGATATTGAAAATACTTTTGAAACCCCGCTGGCCTGGGATCGACCGCTTGATCTGAAGGCCAGCGTTACGTTGACGTACGATCGTCCCCGGCCGTTGCTGGGATTGCCTGGTTTGAACCGGCTACAATTGTTCCTGTCGATGACGTTCCGAAGTGGCCAGCGCTATACTCCTGCCGAGTTCAAGGGCTATCAGACGAATCCGTTCACCGGTGAGGCAAACTGGCGGCCCATCTATGAGATCGTTTCAGATCCAGCTGCCCGTTACAGCCGAATCGGGGAGCCCTGGTGGTGGTTCGACCTGGCCCTGCGCCGCCGCATCCAGCTGGCCGGCAACGAGCTGGAGCTTTCCGTGGAGATCACGAACCTGTTCAATCAGAAAAACAGCGTGATCATCAATCCGGTGACGGGGAAGGCCTATCCGGATGTCGATCCGCAGAAAACCGACTTTACCAGACTACGCGGTAACCGGGAATTTGACGTGCCCATTAACGTGCGCGATCCGCGGTACGAAGATCCAACCACGACCGGATTGCCCCCGTTCAATCCGGCGCGTTTTCTGCCGCCACGACATGTGATGTTTGGAATTTCCTATGCGTTCTGA